From the Sphingobacterium sp. lm-10 genome, the window TTTATAATAAAAATTAGCCTTACGTTTATGATCAAACGTAAGGCTATTAATATCGTTAAACAGTTGATAGATTATCATCTATTACTGCTATATGCAACAATTTTATTTGTTTAGCAACATACTTATTGCAGGTTTTTTTAAAAATTAGTTACCTACTGAAGCATCAGTTAACACGATTTTTGCAACTTGTGTTGCTGGGACAGATCCATTAGTAAATACCGTAAAAGTAACACGGCCTACCGCGTACCGAACATCGTAGGTGCGACCATCGACTGTTCCGGGAATATTAAAAAACTCATCAATCCCATTACTAGTTCTAGTACCTATAGATACACTTACATGACCGTCCTCAAAAGCTACCTGATCCAATTCTGGAAGAGCAATTGTTTGTTCGAATTCGTTAGGACGTCCACTAACTGGTCTCCAAGCAGAGCCACCAAGAAGATCTTTGTAGAAGCTTAAACCAGGCAAAGATTCGTTGTTTGTAATATACTCTTTTGTGCAGGAGTTGAAGGACAGCATAGTAGCAGATGCTATCACTAAGGCTAATAAAATTCTTTTCATGTTTAGTTATTTGTTTTTAAATGTATTGCTATGTTATCTCTTTATAGGTGTTGTATTTCTGTATAAGACTTACAAGAAGTATTCAGGGTTTAACCTCTTCTAACAAAAATTTTGCCACAAAAAAGGAGCGCTATCATCAGCGCTCCTTTTTTGTGGCAAAATAGATTATTTTTTCTTATCCGGCTTATCGGATTTTACATCATCATCTTCTTTGGTGGAAGATGCTTTTGCTGAAACCACGATTTCCGATTTCTCTTTATCAAACTCCACCAAGATGGTTTCGCCGCTTTTCAAATTATCCCTCAGGATTTCTTCCGCAATTGGGTCCTCCAAGTGCTTTTGAATCGCTCGTTTCAACGGTCTGGCACCAAAGTTAGAATCATATCCTTTTTCTGCTATGTAATTTTTAGCATCTTCAGACAATTCAATGGTATGGCCCAAGTCGGATATTCTTCCAAACAACGAACGTAACTCGATATCAATGATTTTAAAAATATGCTCTTTCAATAATGAGTTGAACACGATCACATCGTCAATTCTATTCAGGAACTCCGGTGCAAAAGCTCTTTTCAAAGCGGTCTCAATAACGCCACGAGAGTGTGAGTCTGCTTGGTTTTCTTTTGCAGAGGTGGTAAAACCAACACCCTGTCCAAATTCCTTCAACTGCCGTGCGCCAATATTGGAAGTCATGATGATAATCGTATTTCTGAAATCGACTTTCCGACCTAAACTATCCGTGAGCTGACCTTCATCCAATACCTGCAATAGGAGGTTGAATACATCCGGGTGTGCTTTCTCAATCTCATCCAATAGCACCACAGCATAAGGCTTACGACGTACTTTCTCTGTTAATTGACCACCTTCTTCGTACCCAACATATCCTGGAGGCGCACCCACTAATCTGGATACGGCAAATTTCTCCATGTATTCACTCATGTCCACCTGAATTAAGGCATCCTCGGTGTCAAACATGAAACGCGCCAATTCCTTGGCTAATTCCGTTTTACCGACACCTGTAGGACCTAGAAATACAAATGAACCGATTGGTTTCTTTGGATCTTTCAACCCTGCACGTGTACGTTGAATAGCTTTAACTAATTTTTGTACCGCTTCGTCTTGCCCAATAATACGGCCTTTCATCGACTCGCCCATATTGAGTAGCTTCTGGCTGTCCGTCTGGCTGACGCGCTGTACAGGAATGCCCGTCATCATCGCGACCACCTCCGCTACATTATCTTCCGTTACGGTGTGGCGCGTGGTTTTCGTTTCTTCTTCCCAAGCAGCTTTTTCGCGTTCCAGCTCTTCGATCAGCTTTTTCTCTGTATCTCTCAACTTCGCAGCTTCTTCGTATTTCTGACTGCGTACGACTTTATTCTTCTCTACCTTGACCTCCTCGATCTTCTCTTCGATGTCAATGATGGTTTGAGGTACATGGATGTTCGTCAAGTGCACACGCGATCCCGCCTCATCCAGCGCATCAATAGCCTTATCCGGTAAGAAGCGATCGGTGATGTAGCGTGTAGTCAAAGACACACAGGCATTAATCGCTTCATCCGTATAGACCACATTGTGATGTTCTTCATATTTGTCTTTAATACGGTTCAAGATTTCGATCGTCTCGTCATGGCTTGCCGGTTCGACTGTCACTTTTTGGAAACGTCGGTCTAAGGCGCCATCCTTCTCAATGTATTGACGATACTCATCTAGCGTGGTGGCACCGATACATTGGATCTCTCCACGTGCAAGTGCAGGCTTAAACATGTTAGAAGCATCTAGTGAACCAGAAGCTCCGCCAGCGCCGACAATGGTGTGGATCTCGTCAATAAATAGGATAACATCCGGCGATTTTTCCAATTCGTTCATCACCGCCTTCATGCGTTCTTCAAATTGGCCACGGTATTTCGTGCCCGCTACTAAAGAAGCGAGATCAAGCGTTACCACGCGCTTGTTGAAGAGCACACGTGATACCTTACGTTGTACGATGCGAAGTGCTAGACCTTCTGCAATGGCCGATTTACCTACACCGGGCTCGCCGATTAGAATAGGGTTGTTCTTTTTACGGCGGGATAAGATTTGAGATACGCGCTCGATCTCCTTTTCCCGACCAACAATAGGATCTAACCTGCCTTCTTCCGCAGCCTTGGTTAGGTCACGTCCGAAATTGTCCAGCACAGGAGTCTTAGACTTAATGTCGGAAACCTTCTTCGGCTGCGCGAATTGTGCATCGTCTTCCGCGAAATCATCATCTCCGGGAGGCGTACCTGCCGCTTCGCTCGTCACATCAGGTTTATTCTGGGCAAGCTCATTTTTGAACAGCTCATACGTAACCTGATGTTTATTTAATATCTGTGAGGCAATATTGTCTTCATCGCGCAATATAGCCAACAGTAAATGTTCTGTTCCAATAATGTCGCTCTTGAAGATTTTAGCTTCCAAATAAGTGACTTTAAGAACTTTTTCTGCCTGCTTTGTTAGCGGTACACTGCTAATGGGAGTGCGGGACATTGAAGAACCTTTAACAGCTTCTTCAATGGATTCACGCACGGCGGCCATGTCCAATCCAATGTTTTTCAAAACATGAATTGCTACACCATCCCCCTCACGTATCAATCCCAACAAAAGATGCTCCGTGCCGATATAGTCATGACGAAGACGCAGGGCTTCCTCCCGACTATACGAGATCACATCCTTTACTCGTGGTGAAAATTTAGCTTCCATCTATAAACCTTTCTAATTTTGTACTATCGTAAATGTAAGTAAAATAACAAATAACCCTTACGTTAATGTTTCAATAAATTTATCAACAATCGCGCCACCGACCCGAAGGGATCAAAATGGCAGTAATTGACTTCAAATCGCTATATTTGTCTGAAATAAGTTACTATTTTGCTATGTCAGACGAAAAAATAATCTTCTCGATGGCAGGGGTCTCCAAGATCTATCCGCCATCCAAGCAAGTACTCAAAAATATCTATTTATCCTTTTTTTATGGAGCCAAAATCGGGGTGATCGGATTGAATGGTTCTGGGAAATCATCCCTATTAAAAATCATCGCCGGATTGGACAAATCCATACAAGGTGAGGTGGTTTTTTCGCCCGGTTATTCTGTAGGTTATTTGGAGCAAGAGCCACAGTTAGATCTGGAAAAGACCGTGCGCCAGATCGTGGAGGAGGGTGTTGCAGAGACGGTAGCGGTCTTGGCAGAGTACGAAGAAATTAATGAAAAATTTGGTCTTCCAGAGGTCTATGAGAATGCCGATGAGATGGATAAATTGTTGGAGCGCCAAGGGGTGCTGCAAGATAAAATCGATGCGAGCAATGCATGGGAATTGGACAGTAAATTAGAACGCGCGATGGATGCGCTACGTTGTCCTGACCCTGAAGCAGTAATTGCCAATTTGTCAGGAGGTGAACGCCGCCGAGTGGCACTTTGTCGTTTATTACTGCAAGAGCCAGATGTTTTATTGCTCGATGAGCCCACCAACCACTTGGATGCAGAATCTATTGACTGGTTAGAGCAACATTTAAAACAGTATCAAGGTACGGTCATTGCGGTTACCCACGATCGGTATTTCTTGGATAATGTAGCAGGCTGGATATTGGAATTGGATCGAGGAGAAGGTATTCCGTGGAAAGGTAATTACTCGTCTTGGTTAGATCAGAAAGCTAAACGTTTGGCACAGGAAGAAAAGCAGGAGACCAAACGCCAGAAAACATTAGAGCGTGAGCTGGAATGGGTACGTATGGCTCCAAAGGCCAGACACGCTAAATCTAAAGCACGTTTGCATAATTATGAAAAACTAGCCTCTGAAGAGACACAGGATCGGGAAGCAAAATTAGAGTTATTTATTCCGCCGGGGCCGCGATTGGGTAATGTCGTCATCGAGGCCGATCAGATTTCAAAAGCCTATGGCGATCGTATTTTATTTGAGAATCTTAGTTTTTCTCTTCCACCTGCAGGAATCGTGGGAATTATTGGGCCGAATGGCGCTGGTAAGACAACGCTTTTCCGTCTGATCACCGGACAGGAGCAGCCGGATACTGGTACGTTCAAAGTCGGTGAAACCGTTGCCTTGGGCTATGTAGATCAGATGCATCATGATCTGGATGCCGAAAAATCAGTTTGGGAAAACATTACCGATGGCAATGAAAACATCAACCTTGGAAACAAAGCCGTTAACTCCAGAGCATATGTGTCTAAGTTCAACTTCAATGGTGCAGATCAGCAGAAGAAAGTGGGGGTACTATCTGGAGGAGAGCGTAACCGCGTACATTTGGCCATTACCTTGAAAAAAGGATCCAATGTACTATTGCTGGATGAGCCTACAAATGATATCGATGTGAATACATTGCGTGCATTAGAAGAAGGTTTGGAGAATTTTGGTGGTTGTGCTGTCGTCATCTCTCACGACCGTTGGTTTCTGGATCGGATCTGTACGCATATTTTGGCATTCGAAGGCGATTCTCAGGTGTACTTCTTCGAAGGTAACTACACCGAGTATGAGGAAAATCGGAAGAAGCGCTTAGGCGATGTGGCGCCGCAGCGTATTAAGTATAAAAAACTAGTGAAGTAATCTTTGCTGTGGATAACGCAAAACTATTAGAAGCGATCATCATAAACGCTATTGATGGTATTATTACCATCGATAGCCGTGGACTGGTCGAATCGATCAATCCTGCTGCATTAGCCCTATTTGGCTATCGCACAGAAGAAGTAGTAGGACAGAATATTAGGATGCTGATGCCAGAACCCGATCGTGGAAAGCACGATTCCTACATACAAAATTATGAACGTACAGGCCACGGCAAGATTATCGGCATAGGAAGAGAGGTGTTGGGCAGAAGGAAGGATGGTACTACATTTCCTTTTCGCCTGGCGGTGAATGAAGTATTTTATAAGAATCGTAAAATATTTACAGGTTTTATCCATGACCTTTCGCGAGAGAAAGCTGCCGAAGATCAATTGCGGCAACATGTCATGGGGTTGGAAGAGAAAGTGCGCGATCGTACCAAAGATCTGATCAGCTTGGTTTCCCAATTGGAGGAGGCAAAGCAGGAGGTGAGTATGTCGCTGGAGAAGGAAAAGGAACTCAATCAGCTCAAGTCTCGTTTTGTTTCCATGGCTTCTCATGAATTTCGTACGCCCTTAAGTTCAGTACAGCTTTCGGCTTCGCTGATCGACAAATACATGCAAAAGCCAGATTACGAAGCCGTAGCCAAACACACTACCCGTATAAAAGGCTCTGTTCAATTGCTCAATACCATTTTGAACGATTTTCTATCGCTGGAGAAGCTGGAGGCAGGTGTGGTGCGTGTGGAGAAGCGTCTCGTCAATCTGGTGCAGTTGGCAGAGGAAATTACAGAGGAAATGCAGTTGATCTGTAAAAAGAACCAGTTGATTGTTTACCAGCACACCGGTTCGGAAGGCTCCTTTCCATTAGACCCTCATCTGCTAAAGAACAGTATTATCAACCTAATTTCCAATGCCATTAAGTATTCGGGAGAAGATACGTACATTGAATTTTCTACCGAAATCAATGCACATCAATGCGTCGTCACGGTCAAAGACAACGGTATTGGTATTCCGCAGGAAGAGCAGCAAAGCTTATTTGAACCCTTTTTCCGAGCACACAATACCGGCAGCATTCCCGGCACAGGCTTGGGTCTTAACATCGTAAAACGATATGTAGAATTGATGGATGGCACGCTAATGTATTGGTCAAAATTACATCACGGCGCATCCTTTAGCATGACCTTTTCCGAAAACAATACATAACATGACAGCAAATAAGAAGGTACTAATCATTGAAGATCATGTGGAGATTCGAGAAAGCACTGCCGAAATTTTAGAGCTTACGGGTCATTATCATGTCCTGACTGCAGCTCATGGTCGGGAAGGAGTGGATCTGGCATTGGCACAGGTGCCCGATCTCATTTTATGCGATATCATGATGCCAGAGCTAGATGGTTATGGTGTATTGTATATGTTGGGGAAATATCCCGCCACTAAAAACATTCCTTTCATCTTCCTTACGGCGAGGACGGAACGCGCTGATATCCGTAAGGCGATGGAAATGGGGGCAGATGATTACCTGACCAAGCCTTTTGACGATGTTGAATTGCTTAATGCAATCGATGTTCGGTTGAAAAAGAGAGCGCAATTCTCGGATAAGGTCGTTGCGGAGCAAAAGGATGATTTTGCACAAGAACTTCTATTGGATCAGATGGTAGGAGAAGCACGTATTAAGCGCGTAAAGAAAAAGCAAATGCTTTATGAAGTGGGCGATATACCTTACTTTATCTATTATGTGCTAAAAGGTAAAGTACGCACCTTCCTGAGCTATGTTGATGGTAGGGAGCTTTCTACAGCTATCCTTACGGAGCAGCAACTTTTTGGCTACGAATCTCCCTTGCTCAATACGGTCTATAGCGACAATGCGGTTGCTTTAGAAGATGTCGAAGTGGCGCTTCTTCCCAAAGAGGCTTTTTTTGAAATGATGTACAGAAAGCCTGCTTTAGCGGCGCAGGTTATCCGGATGCTTTCTGGGAATGTACAACTTAAGGAGAAGCAGATGTTGGGCTTCGCTTATGATACTGTGCGCAAGCGCGTAGCCAACGCATTGATTGAGGTTGCCGAAAAAACGGCTCCTCAGCAGGATCAATGTATCATCCGTATCTCTCGTGAGGATCTCGCCGCATTGGCCGGTACGGCCAACGAAACGATTAGTAGAATGCTGGCCGACTTCAAAGACGAAAAATTAATCAGCAAAGACGGCAATGCTATTGTCATCACATCAGTGCGGCAACTTCAACGTATAAAACAATAGCGATTTTTTAGGTCACCAATAGGTGACGAAGATCATATTTTTTGCTGACGTACTGCATCAGCGCACCTCTTCTTGTCCGGTATCTTTGTTCGTAGTTGTTTATCATCTAAATATACCGAACAAAGATATGAGAGTTATTGCCTACAGTATATTGGAGCAGGAGAAAGAGCTGCTCACCAAAGCCAATTCAAAAGTCCACGATTTTACGTTCATTTCCAATCCATTGACTACAGATACCATGCATTTTGTGGAAGGTAAGGAAGTAATTGTTATCTCTGATCGGGATGTGCTGGATCGACAATCATTGGAAAACCTTTACTCCCTTGGCGTGAGAAGTATTATTACGCGTAGTACCTCCACAACCCATATTGATCTCCTTGCGGCAGGCATACTCAAAATGCATGTGGCTAATACCCCTTTTGCTAATCAAACCCCTGATGGTATAGCAGCTCAGGTCGTACAAAATTTGAGTAATTGGATGGCTGGCGGTTGCGCCGGAAAAGCATGCCAATGCCGCATGGATTGCGCGAAAAAAAGCCATGATGAAATACAGAAAGGAGGACTAACCGATGCCCAATAATCTAAATCAGCTCATCGATAAATATAACGTTAGCACACCACGATATACCAGCTACCCCACCGTACCTTGTTGGAATGAGGCCGGTTTTAGCACACAGGGGTGGATTGGTCAGTTGAAGAAAAATTTTTACCGTGACCCAACGCAAGGCATCAGTATCTACATTCATCTTCCGTTTTGTGAAAGTTTATGCACGTATTGTGGCTGCAATACCCGTATTACCAAAAATCACCAAGTAGAGGAGCCATATATTAACGCGTTGATTCAAGAATGGCGACTGTATCGTTCAATTCTTGGTAATCAAGCGTTACATATTAAGGAAATACATCTCGGCGGCGGTACGCCTACTTTTTTTGCGCCAGAAAACTTGCGGCAGCTTATTGCTGCGGTGCTAGAAGGCAACACGTTAGATGAGAATCCGTCCTTCTCGTTTGAAGCACATCCTGCGAATACGTCTGCAGCGCATCTTTCCATGTTATATGAGGTAGGGTTTCGTCGTCTAAGTTTGGGTATTCAAGATTTTAATCCCGACGTGCAGCGTGTTATCAATCGTAAACAGACCATAGAAGATGTTCGAGGCGTGATGGACCAAGCCCGTTCCATTGGATATACATCGATCAATTTTGATTTGATCTATGGTTTGCCCTTGCAGACGTTACATTCTGTATTCGACACGTTAATGGTTGCGCTATCCATGAAGCCAGAACGAATTTCTTTCTATAGCTACGCACATGTGCCCTGGATCAAGCCCGGCCAAAGATATTTTACCGAACAAGATTTGCCGGTAGGCAAAGAGAAAATGGATTTGTATAAATTGGGTAAGGCCATGATCGTAAAAGCAGGATATAAGGAAGTGGGGATGGACCACTATGCCTTACCGGGAGATTCATTGCTATTAGCCGCAGAAAATGGTAAACTGCACCGTAATTTTATGGGTTACACAGACAATTATACCCCACTATTAATAGGTTTGGGCGTATCTTCCATTAGCGATGCCTGGTCGGCTTATGCCCAGAACGTGAAAACCGTGGAAGAATATTACCGTCTATTAAATAAGGAGGAGTTGCCCATAATGCGTGGACACTTATTATCTACAGACGATGAGCAATCGCGTCGTTATATCTTAGAAATGATGTGCCGCGAAAAGGCTATATTAGATAAAAACGACGTGTACAAGAACGATAAAATCCACAAACGTCTCTTGCCCTTAAGAGCCGATGGGCTGGTGCGTATAAAAGGAGATGTAGTGACAGCTACGCCGAAGGGTAAAGCATTTATCCGAAATGTTTGCACTGCTTTTGACGAATACCTTCATCATGAGGAAACAGAGGCATCGTCCGTTCGATTTAGTCAAGCGGTCTAGGTTGTTAAAAAAACGTACTCTCCATGTCTTCTGAAATACACATCGACCAAGCATGCTATCATTGTGGAGATAGCATTGGCCCGGTTCCATACGGATTAGCAGGTCGACAATTTTGTTGTCTGGGCTGTCAGACAGTCTATCAAATTATGCATGAGAATGGGATGGATAGTTATTATAAGTACAACGCATTCCCCGGAAAATCTCAACGTAGTACTCCAGCTACTGATTTGACTTATCTTGATGAGCCAAAGATTGTCGCACAGCTGCTAGATTATATGGATGAGCAGCGATCCATAATTACTTTCTACATTCCAGCGATCCATTGTAGTTCCTGTATTTGGCTCTTAGAGCACCTTTATCGTATTCATAAAGGTGTCTCTCGCGGACAGGTTGATTTTATGAAAAAGCAGGTTAGTATCGTTTTCGATCACGCAATCATCAGCTTACGTGAGTTAGTCGTATTGCTCATTTCGATAGGATATGAACCCAAAATCACGTTGCAAGATGTGGTGCAGGAAAATAAAAAGGTGGATCAACGAGATTTGATTGCAAGAATAGCGGTAGCAGGTTTTTGCTTTGGCAACTCCATGATGCTGAGCTTTCCGGATTATTTTGGAATGTCTTCTTTCGAAAAAACCTATTCGCATTACTTTGGCTACCTCAATCTACTATTAGCATTACCGGTATTTTTGTACAGCGCATCCGGCTATTTTACCTCCGCCTGGCACAGTTTAAAACAAGCGCGTTTGAATTTGGACGTTCCCTTGGCTTTAGGGATTTTAGTGCTTTTTCTACGTACCGCAGTCGAAGTATTGCTCCACACCGGTCCGGGGTTTGCCGACACCTTATGTAGTTTGGTGTTCTTTATTCTGATTGGTCGTTGGGTGCAACAACGTACCTATCACCACTTGTCTTTCGAGCGGGATTATCGTTCGTATTTTCCGGTTGCAGTTACCGTGTTGCATCATGGAGACGAACGAGCTATACCTTTAGGAGAACTAAAGATTGGAGATCGAATCTGGATTCGGCACAATGAAATTATTCCAGCCGATGCCATCCTCTTGAAAGGAGAAGGCGCCGTTGACTTTAGTTTCGTTACCGGAGAATCCAAGATCATTCATAAAGGATTAGGGGAGATGATTTATGCTGGCGGGCGGCAGATGGGGGAGGCGATGGAGCTAGAGGTGATGAAACCGGTATCTCAAAGTTACCTGACTCGACTTTGGAACAATGACCAGGATGAAGCGCAACCAAAAGAATACCGCACTTTTGTTGGATTTATCAGTAAATACTTTACGGTCGGTTTGGTATTAGTCGCCTTATCGGCTTGGGTATATTGGTGGTCGCTCGGCAACACGTATTATGCTTGGGCGGCACTGACAGCGGTGTTGATTATCGCTTGTCCTTGTGCTTTGGCATTAAGCTCGCCATTTACGTTGTCGGCGGCATTAAGCATTTTTGATAAGAACCGATTTTACCTCAAGAATGCAAGTGCTATAGAACAAATGGCAGCGATCGATTGCCTGGTGTTTGATAAAACCGGCACCATCTCGTCACCCTCCTCTGCGCGGATGCGGTGGGAGGGCAGTTTATCCGATGAAGAAGCCATAGCGCTTGCTTCTGTATGTCGGCATTCTTCGCATCCGCTAAGTCGTCAGATTGTTCAATACCTAAATAAAAAGAGTTATATAGGAGTGGATGCATTCGAAGAGATCGCGGGACAAGGGATCACAGCCCAGTGTGGCGGCTTGCTGCTAAAAATAGGAAGTGCTCGTTATATAGGTGCGAAAGTTAATGCAGAAGGCACGGTGGTTTATGTGCAAATTGATGGAGACGTGAGGGGAATTTTTCAGGTAGAGCAATCTTGGAGACCTAATTTAGGGGCTATTTTACAGCGTTTGTCGCCAGACTACGAATTGCATTTATTATCTGGAGATAATGAAAGACATCTTTCGGAAATGACTTTGCTTTTTCCAGATCATGCTAGCTTACTGTTTAATCAGCATCCTGGAGATAAATTACAAAGAATTTCCGATTGGGAACAGGAGGGGCGGTGTGTGGCTATGATAGGTGATGGACTTAATGATGCAGGGGCATTGCGAAAAGCACACGTAGGCATTGCTGTGAGTGACGATATCAACAACTTCTCTCCAGGATGTGATGCCATACTAGATGGTGCTAACTTTAATCGTCTACCAGACTTCTTCCATTTTGCAAAGGATGCGGTTTGGGTGATTCGCTTGAGTTTTGGTATATCGATCCTTTATAATGTCG encodes:
- a CDS encoding ATP-dependent Clp protease ATP-binding subunit; translation: MEAKFSPRVKDVISYSREEALRLRHDYIGTEHLLLGLIREGDGVAIHVLKNIGLDMAAVRESIEEAVKGSSMSRTPISSVPLTKQAEKVLKVTYLEAKIFKSDIIGTEHLLLAILRDEDNIASQILNKHQVTYELFKNELAQNKPDVTSEAAGTPPGDDDFAEDDAQFAQPKKVSDIKSKTPVLDNFGRDLTKAAEEGRLDPIVGREKEIERVSQILSRRKKNNPILIGEPGVGKSAIAEGLALRIVQRKVSRVLFNKRVVTLDLASLVAGTKYRGQFEERMKAVMNELEKSPDVILFIDEIHTIVGAGGASGSLDASNMFKPALARGEIQCIGATTLDEYRQYIEKDGALDRRFQKVTVEPASHDETIEILNRIKDKYEEHHNVVYTDEAINACVSLTTRYITDRFLPDKAIDALDEAGSRVHLTNIHVPQTIIDIEEKIEEVKVEKNKVVRSQKYEEAAKLRDTEKKLIEELEREKAAWEEETKTTRHTVTEDNVAEVVAMMTGIPVQRVSQTDSQKLLNMGESMKGRIIGQDEAVQKLVKAIQRTRAGLKDPKKPIGSFVFLGPTGVGKTELAKELARFMFDTEDALIQVDMSEYMEKFAVSRLVGAPPGYVGYEEGGQLTEKVRRKPYAVVLLDEIEKAHPDVFNLLLQVLDEGQLTDSLGRKVDFRNTIIIMTSNIGARQLKEFGQGVGFTTSAKENQADSHSRGVIETALKRAFAPEFLNRIDDVIVFNSLLKEHIFKIIDIELRSLFGRISDLGHTIELSEDAKNYIAEKGYDSNFGARPLKRAIQKHLEDPIAEEILRDNLKSGETILVEFDKEKSEIVVSAKASSTKEDDDVKSDKPDKKK
- the ettA gene encoding energy-dependent translational throttle protein EttA, encoding MSDEKIIFSMAGVSKIYPPSKQVLKNIYLSFFYGAKIGVIGLNGSGKSSLLKIIAGLDKSIQGEVVFSPGYSVGYLEQEPQLDLEKTVRQIVEEGVAETVAVLAEYEEINEKFGLPEVYENADEMDKLLERQGVLQDKIDASNAWELDSKLERAMDALRCPDPEAVIANLSGGERRRVALCRLLLQEPDVLLLDEPTNHLDAESIDWLEQHLKQYQGTVIAVTHDRYFLDNVAGWILELDRGEGIPWKGNYSSWLDQKAKRLAQEEKQETKRQKTLERELEWVRMAPKARHAKSKARLHNYEKLASEETQDREAKLELFIPPGPRLGNVVIEADQISKAYGDRILFENLSFSLPPAGIVGIIGPNGAGKTTLFRLITGQEQPDTGTFKVGETVALGYVDQMHHDLDAEKSVWENITDGNENINLGNKAVNSRAYVSKFNFNGADQQKKVGVLSGGERNRVHLAITLKKGSNVLLLDEPTNDIDVNTLRALEEGLENFGGCAVVISHDRWFLDRICTHILAFEGDSQVYFFEGNYTEYEENRKKRLGDVAPQRIKYKKLVK
- a CDS encoding PAS domain-containing sensor histidine kinase; the encoded protein is MDNAKLLEAIIINAIDGIITIDSRGLVESINPAALALFGYRTEEVVGQNIRMLMPEPDRGKHDSYIQNYERTGHGKIIGIGREVLGRRKDGTTFPFRLAVNEVFYKNRKIFTGFIHDLSREKAAEDQLRQHVMGLEEKVRDRTKDLISLVSQLEEAKQEVSMSLEKEKELNQLKSRFVSMASHEFRTPLSSVQLSASLIDKYMQKPDYEAVAKHTTRIKGSVQLLNTILNDFLSLEKLEAGVVRVEKRLVNLVQLAEEITEEMQLICKKNQLIVYQHTGSEGSFPLDPHLLKNSIINLISNAIKYSGEDTYIEFSTEINAHQCVVTVKDNGIGIPQEEQQSLFEPFFRAHNTGSIPGTGLGLNIVKRYVELMDGTLMYWSKLHHGASFSMTFSENNT
- a CDS encoding response regulator: MTANKKVLIIEDHVEIRESTAEILELTGHYHVLTAAHGREGVDLALAQVPDLILCDIMMPELDGYGVLYMLGKYPATKNIPFIFLTARTERADIRKAMEMGADDYLTKPFDDVELLNAIDVRLKKRAQFSDKVVAEQKDDFAQELLLDQMVGEARIKRVKKKQMLYEVGDIPYFIYYVLKGKVRTFLSYVDGRELSTAILTEQQLFGYESPLLNTVYSDNAVALEDVEVALLPKEAFFEMMYRKPALAAQVIRMLSGNVQLKEKQMLGFAYDTVRKRVANALIEVAEKTAPQQDQCIIRISREDLAALAGTANETISRMLADFKDEKLISKDGNAIVITSVRQLQRIKQ
- a CDS encoding lactate dehydrogenase; the encoded protein is MRVIAYSILEQEKELLTKANSKVHDFTFISNPLTTDTMHFVEGKEVIVISDRDVLDRQSLENLYSLGVRSIITRSTSTTHIDLLAAGILKMHVANTPFANQTPDGIAAQVVQNLSNWMAGGCAGKACQCRMDCAKKSHDEIQKGGLTDAQ
- the hemN gene encoding oxygen-independent coproporphyrinogen III oxidase, with product MPNNLNQLIDKYNVSTPRYTSYPTVPCWNEAGFSTQGWIGQLKKNFYRDPTQGISIYIHLPFCESLCTYCGCNTRITKNHQVEEPYINALIQEWRLYRSILGNQALHIKEIHLGGGTPTFFAPENLRQLIAAVLEGNTLDENPSFSFEAHPANTSAAHLSMLYEVGFRRLSLGIQDFNPDVQRVINRKQTIEDVRGVMDQARSIGYTSINFDLIYGLPLQTLHSVFDTLMVALSMKPERISFYSYAHVPWIKPGQRYFTEQDLPVGKEKMDLYKLGKAMIVKAGYKEVGMDHYALPGDSLLLAAENGKLHRNFMGYTDNYTPLLIGLGVSSISDAWSAYAQNVKTVEEYYRLLNKEELPIMRGHLLSTDDEQSRRYILEMMCREKAILDKNDVYKNDKIHKRLLPLRADGLVRIKGDVVTATPKGKAFIRNVCTAFDEYLHHEETEASSVRFSQAV
- a CDS encoding heavy metal translocating P-type ATPase metal-binding domain-containing protein yields the protein MSSEIHIDQACYHCGDSIGPVPYGLAGRQFCCLGCQTVYQIMHENGMDSYYKYNAFPGKSQRSTPATDLTYLDEPKIVAQLLDYMDEQRSIITFYIPAIHCSSCIWLLEHLYRIHKGVSRGQVDFMKKQVSIVFDHAIISLRELVVLLISIGYEPKITLQDVVQENKKVDQRDLIARIAVAGFCFGNSMMLSFPDYFGMSSFEKTYSHYFGYLNLLLALPVFLYSASGYFTSAWHSLKQARLNLDVPLALGILVLFLRTAVEVLLHTGPGFADTLCSLVFFILIGRWVQQRTYHHLSFERDYRSYFPVAVTVLHHGDERAIPLGELKIGDRIWIRHNEIIPADAILLKGEGAVDFSFVTGESKIIHKGLGEMIYAGGRQMGEAMELEVMKPVSQSYLTRLWNNDQDEAQPKEYRTFVGFISKYFTVGLVLVALSAWVYWWSLGNTYYAWAALTAVLIIACPCALALSSPFTLSAALSIFDKNRFYLKNASAIEQMAAIDCLVFDKTGTISSPSSARMRWEGSLSDEEAIALASVCRHSSHPLSRQIVQYLNKKSYIGVDAFEEIAGQGITAQCGGLLLKIGSARYIGAKVNAEGTVVYVQIDGDVRGIFQVEQSWRPNLGAILQRLSPDYELHLLSGDNERHLSEMTLLFPDHASLLFNQHPGDKLQRISDWEQEGRCVAMIGDGLNDAGALRKAHVGIAVSDDINNFSPGCDAILDGANFNRLPDFFHFAKDAVWVIRLSFGISILYNVVGLSFAVQGTMSPLFAAILMPLSTVTIISFTSLTTRWLGKRRKLL